Proteins encoded together in one Patescibacteria group bacterium window:
- a CDS encoding four helix bundle protein, producing the protein MEKSHELVLEIYKITKTFPKEELFGLTSQIRRAAVSITSNIAEGFSRNSYKDKLKFYYISQGSLTELQNQLLIAKDVEYIISVVFKSLADKTVVSHKLINGLIKKSKEIYDS; encoded by the coding sequence ATGGAAAAATCACATGAACTGGTTTTAGAAATTTATAAAATCACAAAAACTTTCCCAAAAGAAGAATTATTCGGACTTACCTCACAAATTAGAAGAGCCGCGGTCTCCATAACTTCAAATATTGCTGAAGGGTTTAGTCGAAATTCCTATAAAGATAAATTAAAATTTTATTATATCTCACAAGGGTCTTTAACTGAATTACAAAATCAGCTATTGATTGCGAAAGACGTTGAATATATAATAAGTGTTGTCTTTAAATCTTTAGCTGACAAAACAGTAGTATCACATAAGTTAATAAATGGGTTAATAAAAAAATCAAAAGAAATTTATGATTCATAA